ATGCAGATCGGCCAGCAGGCGTACACCGAGGTAATGATGACCTGGGCTGCCGGGCAGCTGTGAGCTGAAGTTGATCGTTCCTGATCTCCTGCCCGCCGCGTGCACTTGCAGAGGTCGTTGACGGCTGAGCTCCTAACCATCTCCTGTGATCATCGGCTCGCGTATGTCCCGCGTCATCAGCTGGCTTCCTGCTCGTCTGCGGTTAGCGCCGAATGCACCGTCCCGACTGAGACTCCAACAGCCGAGGCGATCGCCCTGATCGACTCGCCCTTTTCGCGCCGGGACATGATGACCGCGCGCTTGTCGTCGTCGAGCACCCGGGGGCGGCCGCCGATCCTGCCGCGCTTGCGCGCTGCTTCGAGCCCGTTCTTGGTCTTGCGCACGATGTCGCGGCGGCGGTCTTCTGCGAGCGCCATGGCCATGTCCAGGACGAAGCTCCGCTCGGTGTGCTCGCCCTTGGCGATTCCCTCGATGACCTTGACCGCGATTCCGCGTTCGAACAAGTCCGTGAGAACAACCAGCCCCTCGATCAGGTTTCGGCCGAGGCGATCCACCTCTTGGACGGCGAGCATGTCGCCCTCGCGCATGTAGTCGATCGCGGCGCTCAGGCCTGGCCGGTTCTCCACCTTCAAGCTGCCGCTGACCTTCTCCTCGAAGACCTTGACGCAGATCGGGTCCAGCGCGTCATGTTGCCGCGCGGTGTCCTGGCCCTTCGTGCTGACTCGCACCAATCCCACTAGTGCCATGGCTTGCTCCGTTCATCAAACGTGTTCAATTGCCTTTCTCAATAGTACCTGTTGTTGAACGAGTTTTTGAATCAACTGAGCCACGAAACACCGTGTCCGTGGGCACCCTTCAGATGTTCGTCTGATCGACCGTTTTCTGAACAGGCCGGATGCGCGCCCCAGTATCCTCGGAGCATGCAGCCCGTCGTGGTCCTCGATACGAACGCCCTCTACGGCCGTAAGCCGCTCACGCAGGCGTACAGCCTCCGGTTGCTGGCCCTCGCCGAGTCTGGACACGTGAGGTTGATCGTCCCCGAGGTGGTCCTGCTCGAGCTCTCGAGGCAATGGCACGAGGAGGCGCAGGAGAAGTCGGCTGAGGCGCTTACGGGGGTAAAGAAGCTCAATGAGTCACTCGTCGAGTTCGATCTCGGGCAGGTCGAAATCAACACGCCCACGCCCGACCGGACCGCGTTCTATACCTATGCCGAGAACCTGTTCCGCTCAAAGCGTGTCGAGATCCCATCACCGCCCGAAGTGTCGGTGCGAGATCTCTTAGCCAACGAGATCGAGGTCAGGAAGCCGTTCGACAGGGAGGGCACGGGCTTCCGTGACGCGCTGATCTGGGAGACCATTCGCGAGCTCTGCGGCGACCTGACCGATCCGTCGACTCCGGTTGTCTTCGTCACCAACAACCACACGGACTTCTGCGATAAGAAGGGCGGCAGCCTCCACCCGGACCTGAGGCAGGACCTTGCGGCAAGTCAGGCTTTCGACGTTGTGCCCTCGCTCCACCACCTGCTGGAGCATCACGCGGTCGCGCCGCTTGCTGAAGCCTTCCGCGTGCTCGAGGACACCTTCACACCGGAGCGCATCGAGGAGCTGGTCGACAGCGCAATCGCGGACCTGCACGGGATCGATGTCGAAGAAGCGCTCGGCGTGTACGTCGGCGACGGCATGTATGAGGTGCCGATCAGCACGGGACTCAGCGGCGCGGCCTTCGAGGAGATCATGTTCGAAGGGGACACCATCTCCTCCGAGATCTACAAAGCCGGGGATGAGCTGACAATTCTCGTGACGGTAGACGCTGACTGCAGTTTCGATGGATACATCGACAAGAGCGACTATTTCCTCCACGACGACGATTCAGGGTTCTCCGTGCTGGAGGACTGGAACGACTATGTCTTCAGGGCGTCCGTGCGAGGGCGGCTGCGCTTTACGTTCAGCGCGTCCTTCACCGAGGCGGCAACAGCCGACATCGTGCTGTCGCTCGACGAGGCCGAAGAGATCTGAGCGCTGCGAGATCGCTCACCGCATGCGCTCGGCCAGCTGGTCGAAGAACCCCGCGAGCATCGTGCCTGCGTCGTCTCGCATCAGCTCGGCCCCGCCGAATCGGTAGACCTCATAGCCGGCAAGCCTGAGCCGCCGGTCCTCGGCGACCATCTCGCTGTACAGCGTGGGGCTCGCAGTATCGCCGTTCGCGTAGTGCTGTTTCCCATCGACTTCCAGCACGACGCGATGCCGGCTGGAGAACAGGATGAGGAAGTCCATCCGCTGCCGCGCCAGCGGGCTTCCACTCTGGCCCGAGGTCTGCCTGGCCCGTTGCGTTGCAGGATCGAAGTGCAGGTAGACCTGCGGGATCAGCGCCGGGATGTCGAACCCGTCCTTGTATCGGGCGGCGTAGGCGTCGAACACCTTTAACTCGACCGGGTTGTCGCCCAGTGAGTCCCGCAAGCGCTGGTGCAGGTCCAGGCCGACGTCGCGGGCGGACATCGCTTCGTCGAAGCCCTGGCGCTTGCGCCACCACTCGATCAGCGTGCTGTACGTCAGCCCATCGGCAGGGATCGGCTGGTCGAAGACCAGGCAGAACTCGGCGTTGCGCACGATCTCGATGTCGTTGTTGACGGCGTCCCGGAGAACCAGGTCGGGCTTGGGTCCGTTGGCCGCGAAGATCAGGTTCTTCGCCGGCGACCCGACGCCTCCGCCGCGGTCGTACTCGTTGAGCAGGGCTTCCAGGTCCGCCAGCAGCGTGCCGGTTACCTCCAGCTCGGCGGTGATGCGTCGCGCCAGTGCCACCAAGCGCGGGAGATCCCAGCCGCGGGTGTACCCCTGGATGACGTCGCGCTTGGTGAAGACCTCGTCGGTCGGCTTGCTCCCGGCCAGGAGCCACGACAGCTTGAGCTCTTCATCCAGCACTACTTCGAGGTCGCGACGCGTGTAGCTGTGGATTAGCGCTTCCTCGATCGCGCTGCGTAAGGAGCGCGACGAGACCTTCACCGGTGCCTTCGGCGCGTCGGCGAGGATCCCCTCGAAGAAGTTGAAGCCGCTCATCACACCATTGTCGCCGCCAGGCCCGACTGGTGGGTGCCGGCCAGCCAGGCGCGCAGCGCAACAGGCACAGCAAGACCCCGGCAGCATCGCTACCGGGGTCTGAGTGGGACTGCCGCACCGATAGGTGACAGTTGAGGTTTCAGGCCGCGAGGCTCACGGCGGGGTTCATGATGGTCTCGTATTCGGTGGGGGTCAATTGGTCCAGGCGGGCCTGTCGGCGGCGGCGGTGGTAGGTCCGCTCGATCCAGGTGATGATCGCGATCCGCAGCTCTTCTCGGGTCCGCCACCGCTTGCGGTTCAGGACGTTCTTCTGGAGCAGGGCGAAGAAGGATTCCATAGCGGCGTTGTCGCCTGCAGCACCGACTTTCCCCATCGACCCGATGAGGTGGTGACGGTTCAGGGCGTGCACGAATTTTCGTGACCGGAACTGCTTGGGTTCAATCGGTCGATGCAACACCGGGTTGGTGGAGTGAGCGTAGTTGTTCTTCGAATACCTCGGCAGGGGTCTTCCACTTGAGTACTTTGCGGGGTCGGTTGTTGAGCGCGTGCGCGATGGCCTCGAGGTCCTCAGCGGACCATCGTGAGAGGTCCGTGCCCTTGGGGAAGTACTGGCGCAGCAGGCCGTTGGTGTTCTCGTTCGTCGGCCGCTGCCACGGCGAGTGGGGGTCGGCGAAGAACACCTTCGTGCCAGTCTCCACGGAGAACTGCGCGTGACCAGAGAGCTCCTTGCCTCGATCCCAGGTCAGGGTCTTCCGCAGCTGCTCGGGCAGCGTGGTCATCGACGCACTGAGTGCCGCGTTCATCGCGAGAGCGCCGTAGCCGCCGAGCGATGGACCGTTCTTCACGTAGGGCTGCTCTCCCCAGCCCTCCGTGCGGGGCAAGTGGACCAGGATCGTTGAGCGGCTGCTGCGCTCGACGATCGTCCCGATCGCCGACCGGCCAGTGCCGATGATCAGGTCGCCCTCCCAGTGACCAGGCACGGCGCGGTCTGCGGCTTCCGCGGGGCGTTCGCTGAGGACCACATCGGCCGTGACATGCCCACCGGGCTTGTTCCGCGACCGGGCCCTGGGCCTCCGTAGCGCGCGACCGGTGCGCAGGCACGTGACCAGTTCGCGCTTGAGAGCGCCGCGACCCTCGATGAACAGCGACTGGTAGATCGCCTCGTGGCTGATGCGCATGGACTCATCATCGGGAAAGTCGATCTTCAAGCGCTGTGCGATCTGCTCCGGGCTCCAGGCCAGCGCCCACCGTCGGTCGGCACGGTGCGGCTTGTTCAGCCCTTTCCACGGGGCCGGGGTGGGGCCAGTGACGATCGTGCCGTCGGGTCGGCGAACGTTGCCGGCGAGCCGGTCGTGGACGTACTGGCGCAGCTACGTGTTCTCAAGCAGCTTCGCGGCCTTGGGCCGCTTGGCCGACTGTTGCGCCTTCCACTGGGCAACCGTGGCCCGGTATTCCAGCTTCCCGGCACGAGTCGCAGCGTTGCGGCGCAGCTCGCGGGAGACGGCTCCGGGGTCACGCCCGATCTCGCGGGCAATCTCTCGAACGCCCTTGGCCTGGGCGTGCAGGATGGCGATCTCCTCGCGT
This genomic interval from Brachybacterium aquaticum contains the following:
- a CDS encoding recombinase family protein yields the protein MALVGLVRVSTKGQDTARQHDALDPICVKVFEEKVSGSLKVENRPGLSAAIDYMREGDMLAVQEVDRLGRNLIEGLVVLTDLFERGIAVKVIEGIAKGEHTERSFVLDMAMALAEDRRRDIVRKTKNGLEAARKRGRIGGRPRVLDDDKRAVIMSRREKGESIRAIASAVGVSVGTVHSALTADEQEAS
- a CDS encoding PIN domain-containing protein produces the protein MQPVVVLDTNALYGRKPLTQAYSLRLLALAESGHVRLIVPEVVLLELSRQWHEEAQEKSAEALTGVKKLNESLVEFDLGQVEINTPTPDRTAFYTYAENLFRSKRVEIPSPPEVSVRDLLANEIEVRKPFDREGTGFRDALIWETIRELCGDLTDPSTPVVFVTNNHTDFCDKKGGSLHPDLRQDLAASQAFDVVPSLHHLLEHHAVAPLAEAFRVLEDTFTPERIEELVDSAIADLHGIDVEEALGVYVGDGMYEVPISTGLSGAAFEEIMFEGDTISSEIYKAGDELTILVTVDADCSFDGYIDKSDYFLHDDDSGFSVLEDWNDYVFRASVRGRLRFTFSASFTEAATADIVLSLDEAEEI